One part of the Pithys albifrons albifrons isolate INPA30051 chromosome 21, PitAlb_v1, whole genome shotgun sequence genome encodes these proteins:
- the DDX52 gene encoding probable ATP-dependent RNA helicase DDX52, protein METHELFRRLGAGARFDLRRFGPDARRFGVVKGNRGSVSLESLDFFGNKEGAHQESAEEGLGLAGAEEEEVKQQKDGARKKDGEVAGKRKRTAESSEGKRKKKKTRGAASMPELSENSGIKWMSSLEAKFEDAKDKKPTAEKLERLRREKVNRFRNQHRINVQGTDLPDPIATFDQLQKEYKVHPKIMENIQAAGFHVPTPIQMQAIPVMLHGRELLASAPTGSGKTLAFCIPLLTHLKQPRNKGFRALIISPTRELASQTHRELVKLSEGTGFRIHMIHKAAEAAKKFGPKSSKKFDILVTTPNRLIYLLKEDPPAIDLSSVEWLVVDESDKLFEDGKSGFRDQLASIFLACTSHLVRRALFSATFAHDVEEWCKLNLDSVVLVSVGARNSAAETVEQELLFVGSETGKLTAMRELVKKGFAPPVLVFVQSIERAKELFHELIYEGINVDVIHADKTQQQRDKVVHSFRAGKIWVLICSALLARGIDFKGVNMVINYDLPTSAVEYIHRIGRTGRAGHRGKAVTFFTEDDKPLLRSIANVIQRAGCPVPDYIKHLPKLQSKQKKKLIKKPLTRQSICTTPKCFLKKGKRKMKTTKENIKEKKKVKEDKKESKLQTVSES, encoded by the exons ATGGAGACCCACGAGCTGTTCCGCCGCCTCGGAGCCGGCGCTCGCTTCGACCTGCGGCGCTTCGGGCCCGACGCGCGGCGCTTCGGG GTGGTTAAAGGGAATCGTGGCAGCGTCTCCCTGGAGAGCCTCGACTTCTTCGGGAACAAGGAGGGAGCTCATCAGGAGTCCGCCGAGGAGGGCTTGGGGCTTGCAggggctgaggaggaggaggtgaagCAGCAGAAGGATGGAGCAAGGAAAAAGGATGGAGAGGTGGCAGGAAAGAGGAAACGAACGGCAGAAAGCagtgaagggaaaaggaaaaagaaaaagacacgAG GAGCAGCATCAATGCCAGAGCTGTCAGAAAACAGTGGAATAAAGTGGATGTCATCCCTGGAAGCAAAATTTGAAGatgcaaaagacaaaaaaccaacTGCAGAGAAGCTTGAACGCTTGAGGAGAGAAAAG GTAAATCGCTTCAGGAATCAGCACAGGATCAACGTGCAGGGAACAGATCTGCCTGACCCCATTGCCACCTTTGATCAGCTTCAGAAGGAATACAAAGTCCACCCTAAAATCATGGAGAATATCCAGGCTGCAGGGTTCCATGTGCCCACACCAATCCAGATGCAGGCGATTCCCGTCATGCTGCAC GGTCGGGAGCTTCTGGCTTCAGCTCCTACTGGGTCTGGAAAAACACTGGCATTTTGTATCCCTCTCTTAACACATCTGAAACAACCCAGGAACAAAGGATTCAGGGCTCTGATCATATCACCTACCCGAGAACTTGCCAGCCAG ACCCACCGGGAGCTGGTGAAGCTGTCGGAGGGCACCGGCTTCAGGATACACATGATCCACAAGGCAGCTGAAGCAGCCAAGAAGTTTGGGCCCAAGTCTTCTAAGAAGTTTG ataTTCTGGTTACTACTCCCAACAGACTCATTTATTTGCTGAAAGAAGATCCTCCAGCAATAGACTTGAGCAG TGTGGAGTGGCTGGTGGTGGACGAGTCGGACAAGCTGTTTGAGGACGGGAAGTCGGGATTCCGGGACCAGCTGGCCTCCATCTTCCTGGCCTGTACCTCCCACCTGGTGAGAAGGGCCCTGTTCAGCGCGACCTTCGCGCACGACGTGGAGGAGTGGTGCAAGCTCAACCTGGACAGTGTTGTGCTCGTGTCTGTTGGAGCAAG AaactctgcagcagagacagtAGAACAAGAGTTGTTGTTTGTTGGATCTGAGACAGGAAAACTAACAGCAATGAGGGAGCTTGTTAAGAAG GGTTTTGCTCCTCCAGTCCTTGTTTTTGTACAGTCTATTGAGAGGGCTAAAGAGCTTTTCCATGAGCTTATTTACGAGGGCATCAATGTGGATGTCATCCATGCAGACAAGACTCAGCAACAG AGGGATAAAGTAGTGCACAGTTTCAGAGCTGGGAAGATCTGGGTGCTCATCTGCTCGGCCTTACTGGCTCGAGGGATTGACTTCAAAGGCGTGAATATGGTCATCAATTATGATTTGCCAACGAGTGCAGTGGAATACATCCACAGGATAG GTCGTACTGgaagagcagggcacagaggcaaaGCAGTCACTTTCTTTACAGAAGATGATAAACCTTTATTACGGAG CATAGCCAACGTTATCCAGCGAGCTGGCTGTCCTGTGCCAGACTACATAAAACACTTACCCAAACTGCAAAG caaacaaaagaagaaattaattaagaAACCTTTGACAAGACAATCCATCTGTACAACCCCAAAGTGCTTCTTGAAAAAAGGCAAACGAAAAAT gaaaactacaaaggaaaatattaaggaaaagaagaaagttaaagaagataaaaaggaGAGTAAACTACAGACTGTTTCAGAAAGCTGA